A DNA window from Drosophila biarmipes strain raj3 chromosome 2R, RU_DBia_V1.1, whole genome shotgun sequence contains the following coding sequences:
- the LOC108030037 gene encoding lysM and putative peptidoglycan-binding domain-containing protein 3, translating to MRRNARQQHHNLEDVDPDEVEDIFARPAYDDDEFEDLLQLARRPNGHARLGRFENTLEVKVQEGDTLQALALRFHSSVADIKRLNKIDRENEIHAHRVIRIPVTVHNVLLGNGGLEALPAIHRSGNNSPRHNLDREPAPERNPLEDARQMLDERLLVAAVNASGALDPDQPSTSRAANQFYEGAQGAPNDEANMEQPFEENAALLNHMLVDRHAPLVRPIPGPSLSAIDWSGSDCDLSWICLLIFILALCVVIPLVYVIYLAEHPHHNHSAQ from the exons ATGCGACGCAATGC GCGCCAGCAACATCACAATCTGGAGGACGTGGACCCCGACGAGGTGGAGGACATCTTCGCCCGTCCCGCCTACGATGACGACGAGTTCGAGGAcctgctgcagctggccaGGAGGCCCAATGGCCATGCCCGCCTCGGGCGCTTCGAGAACACGCTGGAGGTGAAGGTCCAGGAGGGCGACACGCTGCAGGCGCTGGCCCTTCGCTTCCACTCGTCCGTGGCGGACATCAAGCGGCTAAACAAAATTGACCGCGAGAACGAGATCCACGCGCACAGGGTCATCCGCATTCCGGTCACCGTGCATAACGTTCTCCTGGGCAACGGCGGCCTCGAAGCCCTGCCCGCCATCCACCGAAGCGGAAACAATAGTCCCAGGCACAACCTGGACCGGGAGCCCGCTCCCGAACGCAATCCGCTCGAGGATGCGCGCCAAATGCTGGACGAGCGACTCCTGGTGGCGGCAGTAAACGCTTCTGGCGCCCTAGATCCCGACCAGCCCTCGACGAGCAGAGCGGCTAATCAGTTCTACGAGGGAGCCCAGGGAGCGCCCAATGACGAAG CCAATATGGAGCAGCCCTTTGAGGAAAATGCTGCTCTGCTCAACCACATGCTGGTGGACAGACATGCTCCGCTGGTGCGTCCCATCCCCGGGCCCTCTTTGAGTGCCATCGACTGGTCTGGATCGGATTGCGACTTGTCCTGGATCTGTCTGCTGATCTTCATACTCGCTCTGTGTGTCGTCATACCACTGGTCTACGTCATCTACCTGGCAGAGCATCCGCATCACAATCACAGTGCCCAGTAG
- the LOC108030035 gene encoding 26S proteasome regulatory subunit 7 yields MPDYLGDDQRKVKHDEKEDKEIKSLDEGDIELLKTYGQSQYHKSIKSIEEDIQKAVKQVNELTGIKESDTGLAPPALWDLAADKQILQNEQPLQVARCTKIINADSDDPKYIINVKQFAKFVVDLADSVAPTDIEEGMRVGVDRNKYQIHIPLPPKIDPTVTMMQVEDKPDVTYSDVGGCKEQIEKLREVVETPLLHPEKFVNLGIEPPKGVLLFGPPGTGKTLCARAVANRTDACFIRVIGSELVQKYVGEGARMVRELFEMARSKKACLIFFDEIDAIGGARFDDGAGGDNEVQRTMLELINQLDGFDPRGNIKVLMATNRPDTLDPALMRPGRLDRKVEFGLPDQDGRSHIFKIHARSMSVERDIRFDLLARLCPNSTGAEIRSVCTEAGMFAIRARRKVATEKDFLEAVNKVIKSYAKFSATPRYMTYN; encoded by the coding sequence ATGCCGGACTACCTGGGCGATGACCAGCGCAAGGTGAAGCACGACGAGAAGGAGGACAAGGAGATCAAGTCGCTTGACGAGGGCGACATCGAGCTGCTGAAGACGTATGGTCAGAGCCAGTACCACAAGTCCATCAAAAGCATCGAGGAGGACATCCAGAAGGCGGTCAAGCAGGTCAACGAGCTGACCGGGATCAAGGAGAGCGACACGGGCCTGGCGCCGCCCGCCCTCTGGGATTTGGCCGCCGACAAGCAGATCCTGCAGAACGAGCAACCCCTTCAGGTGGCTCGCTGCACCAAGATCATCAACGCGGATTCCGACGATCCCAAGTACATCATCAATGTGAAGCAGTTTGCCAAGTTCGTGGTGGACCTGGCCGACTCTGTGGCCCCCACCGACATCGAGGAGGGAATGCGCGTCGGAGTCGACCGCAACAAGTACCAGATTCACATTCCTCTGCCGCCCAAAATCGATCCCACGGTCACCATGATGCAGGTGGAGGACAAGCCGGATGTGACCTACAGCGACGTGGGCGGCTGCAAGGAGCAGATTGAGAAGCTGCGCGAGGTGGTGGAGACGCCGCTGCTGCACCCGGAAAAGTTCGTCAATCTGGGCATTGAGCCGCCCAAGGGAGTGCTCCTGTTCGGCCCGCCTGGAACGGGCAAGACCCTGTGTGCTCGAGCCGTAGCCAACCGCACGGACGCCTGCTTTATCCGCGTTATTGGCTCCGAACTGGTGCAGAAGTACGTGGGCGAGGGAGCTCGTATGGTGCGTGAGCTCTTCGAGATGGCGCGTTCCAAGAAGGCCTGTCTCATTTTCTTCGACGAAATCGATGCCATTGGAGGCGCTCGTTTCGACGATGGTGCCGGAGGCGATAACGAGGTGCAGCGCACCATGTTGGAGCTGATCAACCAGCTGGACGGCTTCGATCCTCGCGGCAACATCAAGGTGCTAATGGCCACCAACAGACCCGACACCCTGGATCCGGCGCTGATGCGTCCTGGACGTCTGGACCGTAAGGTGGAGTTTGGCCTGCCCGATCAAGACGGTCGCTCGCATATCTTCAAAATCCACGCCCGCTCCATGTCCGTCGAGCGTGACATTCGCTTTGATCTGCTGGCGCGTCTGTGTCCGAACTCGACTGGAGCTGAGATCCGATCTGTGTGCACGGAGGCGGGCATGTTCGCCATTCGGGCGCGTCGCAAGGTGGCCACCGAGAAGGACTTCCTCGAGGCCGTCAACAAGGTTATCAAGAGCTACGCCAAGTTCAGCGCCACTCCCCGCTATATGACCTACAATTAA